A genome region from Paralichthys olivaceus isolate ysfri-2021 chromosome 6, ASM2471397v2, whole genome shotgun sequence includes the following:
- the nol9 gene encoding polynucleotide 5'-hydroxyl-kinase NOL9 produces MKVNKTAHVRGPAKSQKWKDVRGKRCRPPISSSQLSSSPVIARMAKEHQATMKKKPSVKRLQTKAKSVTDSKKNTSQPGQKKSYIQANGSAAFTMDNESDDSQEWKEYSQSVHGNGVETSADAQDVRPGRLEGEALHYCAERDGQQNRAVLVMQMDQTLCFRGKCFLTCLYGRVEVMGFTIEEGQQSYPLFSPASHCPLTIRAVESSAHTRDHNTEASHILRKYLSSASQKKLLKSITSRSSIILLEPMETPLTRFLSSYTELNELFSPPMSELVSAVLDTPLNGLGMIPLMSTVEGLKLSRSNRDALNTVVSACKGDMDGCAVVLVCGTKNVGKSSFIRTLINTLLNHTNCVDYLEGDLGQTEFTPAGCLSLSVVSEPLLGPPFTHQRTPEHMIYYGQASCESNLDRYLESLKSLWRRRPQSRETPVIINTMGWVKGFGFQLLVDMIRFFPVSHVVQLGHGGSTQCPALTPEFLRTAHGFQTHPPTQTALEEFTESHSPPRSYTHLVVQSEFQGVARQGTAKHQRSNEHRELSLLAYLSQLQSSDPGPVRPLHSLTPYQVPHAAVALGVIHCEVMPSHMFYAANASLVGLCCLGEKITSRGGPVLLSQAPICPCVGFGVLRGIDMARGLYFLLTPVDPSILRKVNCLLLGAISLPFFVLTTQSDIEGEMPYVTADYSFDLTGAGKLRVFKGLTRPSQIGM; encoded by the exons ATGAAGGTGAACAAAACGGCGCACGTCAGAGGCCCTGCAAAATCTCAGAAGTGGAAAGATGTGAGGGGGAAACGGTGCAGGCCTCCCATCAGCTCCTCTCAGCTCAGCTCGTCTCCTGTCATCGCCAGGATGGCAAAAGAGCACCAGGCGACCATGAAGAAAAAACCCTCGGTCAAGAGACTGCAAACCAAAGCCAAGTCTGTGACTGACTCTAAGAAAAACACTTCACAGCCTGGACAGAAGAAATCCTACATTCAGGCTAATGGAAGTGCAGCATTTACGATGGACAATGAGTCCGATGACTCACAGGAGTGGAAGGAGTATTCCCAGTCAGTTCACGGGAACGGCGTGGAGACCTCGGCTGACGCTCAGGATGTTCGTCCAGGAAGACTGGAGGGAGAGGCCCTGCATTACTGTGCGGAGAGGGATGGTCAGCAAAACCGTGCAGTGCTCGTCATGCAGATGGATCAG ACCCTGTGTTTCCGTGGGAAGTGCTTCTTGACCTGCCTGTACGGCCGTGTAGAAGTGATGGGCTTCACTATTGAAGAGGGCCAGCAGTCGTATCCGCTCTTCTCCCCAGCCTCACATTGTCCACTGACCATTAGAGCAGTAGAAAGTTCTGCTCACACCAGAGATCACAACACTGAGGCTTCACACATCCTCCGAAAGTATCTGTCATCag CATCTCAGAAAAAGTTGCTCAAAAGCATAACGTCACGCTCTTCCATCATCTTACTGGAGCCCATGGAGACGCCTCTGACGCGGTTTCTGTCGAGTTACACAGAGCTCAATGAATTGTTCAGCCCCCCGATG AGTGAACTTGTGTCGGCCGTTCTTGACACTCCTCTCAATGGTTTGGGAATGATTCCTCTGATGAGCACCGTCGAGGGCCTGAAATTGTCAAGGAGCAACAGAGATGCTCTCAACACAGTGGTCAGCGCCTGTAAAG GGGACATGGATGGTTGTGCAGTTGTCCTCGTATGTGGAACAAAGAACGTGGGCAAGTCATCATTTATCCGCACCCTCATCAACACTTTACTAAATCA caccAACTGTGTAGATTATCTGGAAGGCGACCTCGGTCAAACTGAATTCACCCCCGCTGGTtgtctgtctttgtcagttGTCAGCGAACCACTCCTGG GTCCGCCTTTCACACACCAGCGAACACCAGAGCACATGATCTACTACGGTCAGGCGTCATGCGAGTCGAACCTGGACCGATACCTGGAATCCCTGAAGTCCTTGTGGCGTAGACGTCCCCAGAGCAGAGAAACTCCCGTCATCATCAACACCATGGgctgggtcaaag GATTTGGGTTCCAGCTGCTCGTGGACATGATCCGCTTCTTCCCGGTCTCGCACGTCGTCCAGCTCGGTCACGGCGGTTCGACCCAGTGTCCCGCCCTCACGCCGGAGTTTCTGAGGACGGCACACGGCTTTCAGACGCACCCGCCGACCCAGACCGCTCTGGAGGAGTTTACAGAGAGCCACAGTCCCCCCCGAAGCTACACTCACCTCGTTGTACAATCAGAGTTTCAAGGAGTGGCGCGTCAAGGAACAGC GAAACACCAGCGCAGTAATGAGCACAGAGAGCTGTCATTGCTGGCCTACCTGAGTCAGCTGCAGTCTTCTGATCCTGGACCAGTTAGACCTCTACACAGCCTCACCCCGTACCAG GTTCCCCACGCAGCCGTGGCTTTAGGTGTGATCCACTGCGAGGTGATGCCCAGTCACATGTTTTACGCTGCCAACGCGTCTCTGGTGGGGCTCTGCTGTTTGGGAGAGAAAATAACGAGCAGAGGAGGTCCTGTCCTGTTGTCCCAGGCTCCCATCTGTCCATGTGTGGGCTTTG GTGTGCTTCGAGGCATCGACATGGCACGAGGTCTGTACTTTCTGCTGACGCCTGTAGATCCCTCCATCCTTCGCAAGGTCAACTGTCTCCTGCTGGGAGCCATCTCGCTGCCTTTCTTCGTCCTCACAACTCAG tcCGACATCGAGGGGGAGATGCCGTACGTCACCGCAGACTACAGCTTTGATCTGACCGGTGCAGGGAAGCTGCGAGTCTTCAAGGGCCTGACGAGACCCAGTCAAATAGGGATGTAA